A single region of the Pan troglodytes isolate AG18354 chromosome 18, NHGRI_mPanTro3-v2.0_pri, whole genome shotgun sequence genome encodes:
- the ATXN2L gene encoding ataxin-2-like protein isoform X13, whose amino-acid sequence MLKPQPPQQPSQPQQPPPTQQAVARRPPGGTSPPNGGLPGPLATSAAPPGPPAAASPCLGPVAAAGSGLRRGAEGILAPQPPPPQQHQERPGAAAIGSARGQSTGKGPPQSPVFEGVYNNSRMLHFLTAVVGSTCDVKVKNGTTYEGIFKTLSSKFELAVDAVHRKASEPAGGPRREDIVDTMVFKPSDVMLVHFRNVDFNYATKDKFTDSAIAMSSKVNGEHKEKVLQRWEGGDSNSDDYDLESDMSNGWDPNEMFKFNEENYGVKTTYDSSLSSYTVPLEKDNSEEFRQRELRAAQLAREIESSPQYRLRIAMENDDGRTEEEKHSAVQRQGSGRESPSLASREGKYIPLPQRVREGPRGGVRCSSSRGGRPGLSSLPPRGPHHLDNSSPGPGSEARGINGGPSRMSPKAQRPLRGAKTLSSPSNRPSGETSVPPPPAVGRMYPPRSPKSAAPAPISASCPEPPIGSAVPTSSASIPVTSSVSDPGVGSISPASPKISLAPTDVKELSTKEPGRTLEPQELARIAGKVPGLQNEQKRFQLEELRKFGAQFKLQPSSSPENSLDPFPPRILKEEPKGKEKEVDGLLTSEPMGSPVSSKTESVSDKEDKPPLAPSGGTEGPEQPPPPCPSQTGSPPVGLIKGEDKDEGPVAEQVKKSTLNPNAKEFNPTKPLLSVNKSTSTPTSPGPRTHSTPSIPVLTAGQSGLYSPQYISYIPQIHMGPAVQAPQMYPYPVSNSVPGQQGKYRGAKGSLPPQRSDQHQPASAPPMMQAAAAAGPPLVAATPYSSYIPYNPQQFPGQPAMMQPMAHYPSQPVFAPMLQSNPRMLTSGSHPQAIVSSSTPQYPSAEQPTPQALYATVHQSYPHHATQLHAHQPQPATTPTGSQPQSQHAAPSPVQHQAGQAPHLGSGQPQQNLYHPGALTGTPPSLPPGPSAQSPQSSFPQPAAVYAIHHQQLPHGFTNMAHVTQAHVQTGITAAPPPHPGAPHPPQVMLLHPPQSHGGPPQGAVPQSGVPALSASTPSPYPYIGHPQAPLPPPGELKIVLAAT is encoded by the exons ATGTTGAAGCCTCAGCCGCCACAACAGccctcccagccccagcagcCGCCCCCCACGCAACAGGCCGTGGCCCGTCGGCCCCCCGGGGGCACCAGCCCTCCCAACGGCGGCCTCCCGGGGCCGCTGGCCACCTCTGCGGCTCCTCCCGGGCCTCCAGCGGCCGCCTCCCCCTGCCTGGGGCCTGTGGCCGCTGCCGGGAGCGGGCTCCGCCGGGGAGCCGAAGGCATCTtggcgccgcagccgccgccgccgcagcagCACCAGGAGAGGCCGGGGGCAGCCGCCATCGGCAGCGCCAG ggGACAGAGCACAGGAAAGGGACCCCCACAGTCACCT GTGTTTGAAGGCGTCTACAACAATTCCAGAATGCTGCATTTCCTTACAGCTGTTGTG GGCTCCACTTGTGATGTAAAGGTGAAAAATGGTACCACTTATGAGGGTATCTTCAAGACGCTAAGCTCAAAG TTTGAACTAGCCGTGGATGCTGTGCACCGGAAAGCATCTGAGCCAGCAGGTGGCCCTCGTCGGGAGGACATTGTGGACACCATGGTGTTTAAGCCAAGTGATGTCATGCTTGTTCACTTCCGAAATGTTGACTTCAACTACGCTACTAAAG ACAAGTTCACCGATTCAGCCATTGCCATGAGCTCGAAAGTGAATGGGGAACACAAAGAGAAGGTGCTTCAGCGCTGGGAGGGGGGTGACAGCAACAGCGACGACTATGACCTCGAGTCTGACATG tccAATGGATGGGACCCCAATGAAATGTTCAAGTTCAATGAGGAGAACTACGGTGTGAAGACTACCTATGATAGCAGTCTTTCTTCTTATAC GGTGCCCTTAGAAAAGGACAACTCAGAAGAGTTTCGTCAGCGAGAGCTGCGTGCGGCCCAGTTGGCTCGAGAGATTGAATCAAGCCCCCAGTACCGCCTACGGATCGCCATGGAGAACGACGATGGGCGCACTGAAGAGGAGAAGCACAGTGCAGTCCAGCGGCAGGGCTCAGGGCGGGAGAGCCCCAGCTTGGCATCCAG GGAGGGGAAGTATATCCCTCTGCCTCAACGAGTCCGGGAAGGTCCCCGGGGAGGAGTTCGATGCAGCAGCTCTCGGGGCGGTCGGCCTGGCCTTAGCTCTTTGCCACCTCGTGGCCCTCACCATCTGGACAACAGCAGCCCTGGCCCAGGTTCTGAGGCCCGTGGTATCAATGGAG gcCCTTCCCGCATGTCCCCAAAGGCACAGCGGCCTCTGAGAGGTGCCAAGACTCTGTCTTCGCCCAGTAATAGGCCTTCTGGAGAAActtctgttcctcctcctcctgcag TGGGCCGGATGTATCCCCCGCGTTCTCCCAAGTCTGCTGCCCCTGCCCCAATCTCAGCTTCCTGTCCAGAGCCTCCCATCGGCTCGGCAGTGCCAACCTCTTCAGCCTCCATCCCTGTGACCTCATCAGTCTCAGATCCTGGAGTGGGCTCCATTTCTCCAGCTTCTCCAAAGATCTCCCTGGCCCCCACAGATG TAAAAGAACTCTCTACCAAGGAACCTGGGAGAACTCTGGAGCCCCAGGAGCTGGCTCGGATAGCTGGGAAAG TCCCTGGTCTTCAGAATGAACAGAAACGATTCCAACTGGAAGAACTGAGAAAGTTTGGGGCCCAGTTTAAG CTTCAGCCCAGTAGCTCCCCTGAGAACAGCCTGGATCCTTTTCCTCCCCGGATCTTAAAGGAGGAGcccaaaggaaaggagaaggaggttgATGGTCTGTTGACTTCAGAGCCCATGGGGTCTCCCGTCTCCTCCAAGACAGAGTCCGTATCGGATAAGGAGGACAAACCACCTCTGGCACCATCAGGAGGCACTGAGGGGCCAGAGCAGCCCCCACCACCTTGTCCAAGCCAAACTGGCAGCCCCCCGGTGGGCCTCATCAAGGGAGAAGACAAAGATGAGGGCCCTGTTGCTGA ACAAGTAAAGAAATCAACGTTGAACCCTAATGCTAAGGAGTTCAATCCTACAAAGCCTCTGCTgtctgtg AATAAATCCACCAGTACCCCAACTTCTCCGGGACCCCGGACTCATTCAACTCCctccatcccggtgctgacagcaGGCCAGAGTGGGCTATACAGCCCCCAGTACATCTCCTACATACCTCAGATCCACATGGGACCAGCTGTGCAG GCACCTCAGATGTATCCATATCCTGTATCCAATTCAGTGCCTGGGCAGCAGGGCAAGTACCGGGGAGCAAAAG gCTCCCTTCCTCCGCAGCGCTCGGACCAACACCAGCCAGCCTCAGCCCCGCCGATGATGCAGGCCGCCGCGGCTGCTGGCCCGCCTCTGGTGGCTGCCACGCCCTATTCTTCCTACATCCCCTACAACCCTCAGCAGTTCCCAGGCCAGCCGGCCATGATGCAGCCCATGGCCCACTACCCCTCACAG CCGGTGTTTGCCCCCATGCTTCAGAGCAACCCACGCATGCTGACGTCGGGCAGCCATCCCCAGGCCATCGTGTCATCCTCTACCCCTCAGTACCCTTCTGCAGAGCAGCCTACCCCCCAAGCCCTTTATG CCACTGTTCACCAGTCCTACCCACACCATGCCACACAGCTCCATGCCCACCAGCCGCAGCCAGCTACCACGCCTACTGGAAGCCAGCCGCAGTCCCAGCATGCGGCCCCCAGTCCTGTCCAG CATCAGGCGGGGCAGGCCCCACACTTGGGCAGTGGACAGCCACAGCAGAATCTGTACCACCCAGGGGCCCTGACAGGCACGCCGCCCTCTCTGCCACCGGGACCTTCTGCCCAGTCCCCTCAGAGCAGCTTCCCCCAGCCAGCCGCTGTGTATGCCATCCACCACCAGCAGCTGCCCCACGGCTtcaccaacatggcccatgttACCCAG GCCCATGTCCAAACTGGAATCACAGCAGCCCCGCCCCCTCACCCTGGGGCTCCCCACCCgccccaggtgatgctgctgcaCCCACCCCAGAGTCATGGGGGGCCCCCCCAAGGCGCGGTGCCCCAGAGTGGGGTGCCTGCACTCTCAGCTTCCACACCCTCACCCTACCCCTACATCGGACACCCCCAAG CTCCCCTTCCACCCCCCGGGGAACTGAAGATTGTCCTGGCCGCGACCTGA
- the ATXN2L gene encoding ataxin-2-like protein isoform X22, producing MAFAAALSPSPASGPLFALNRRLHQPATSRVTWQLVIPAEGQSTGKGPPQSPVFEGVYNNSRMLHFLTAVVGSTCDVKVKNGTTYEGIFKTLSSKFELAVDAVHRKASEPAGGPRREDIVDTMVFKPSDVMLVHFRNVDFNYATKDKFTDSAIAMSSKVNGEHKEKVLQRWEGGDSNSDDYDLESDMSNGWDPNEMFKFNEENYGVKTTYDSSLSSYTVPLEKDNSEEFRQRELRAAQLAREIESSPQYRLRIAMENDDGRTEEEKHSAVQRQGSGRESPSLASREGKYIPLPQRVREGPRGGVRCSSSRGGRPGLSSLPPRGPHHLDNSSPGPGSEARGINGGPSRMSPKAQRPLRGAKTLSSPSNRPSGETSVPPPPAAPPFLPVGRMYPPRSPKSAAPAPISASCPEPPIGSAVPTSSASIPVTSSVSDPGVGSISPASPKISLAPTDVKELSTKEPGRTLEPQELARIAGKVPGLQNEQKRFQLEELRKFGAQFKLQPSSSPENSLDPFPPRILKEEPKGKEKEVDGLLTSEPMGSPVSSKTESVSDKEDKPPLAPSGGTEGPEQPPPPCPSQTGSPPVGLIKGEDKDEGPVAEQVKKSTLNPNAKEFNPTKPLLSVNKSTSTPTSPGPRTHSTPSIPVLTAGQSGLYSPQYISYIPQIHMGPAVQAPQMYPYPVSNSVPGQQGKYRGAKGSLPPQRSDQHQPASAPPMMQAAAAAGPPLVAATPYSSYIPYNPQQFPGQPAMMQPMAHYPSQPVFAPMLQSNPRMLTSGSHPQAIVSSSTPQYPSAEQPTPQALYATVHQSYPHHATQLHAHQPQPATTPTGSQPQSQHAAPSPVQHQAGQAPHLGSGQPQQNLYHPGALTGTPPSLPPGPSAQSPQSSFPQPAAVYAIHHQQLPHGFTNMAHVTQAHVQTGITAAPPPHPGAPHPPQVMLLHPPQSHGGPPQGAVPQSGVPALSASTPSPYPYIGHPQAPLPPPGELKIVLAAT from the exons ATGGCTTTTGCGGCTGCGCTGTCCCCCAGCCCCGCCAGCGGCCCCCTCTTCGCCCTCAACCGCCGGTTACATCAGCCAGCGACGAGCAGGGTTACCTGGCAATTGGTGATCCCCGCAGA ggGACAGAGCACAGGAAAGGGACCCCCACAGTCACCT GTGTTTGAAGGCGTCTACAACAATTCCAGAATGCTGCATTTCCTTACAGCTGTTGTG GGCTCCACTTGTGATGTAAAGGTGAAAAATGGTACCACTTATGAGGGTATCTTCAAGACGCTAAGCTCAAAG TTTGAACTAGCCGTGGATGCTGTGCACCGGAAAGCATCTGAGCCAGCAGGTGGCCCTCGTCGGGAGGACATTGTGGACACCATGGTGTTTAAGCCAAGTGATGTCATGCTTGTTCACTTCCGAAATGTTGACTTCAACTACGCTACTAAAG ACAAGTTCACCGATTCAGCCATTGCCATGAGCTCGAAAGTGAATGGGGAACACAAAGAGAAGGTGCTTCAGCGCTGGGAGGGGGGTGACAGCAACAGCGACGACTATGACCTCGAGTCTGACATG tccAATGGATGGGACCCCAATGAAATGTTCAAGTTCAATGAGGAGAACTACGGTGTGAAGACTACCTATGATAGCAGTCTTTCTTCTTATAC GGTGCCCTTAGAAAAGGACAACTCAGAAGAGTTTCGTCAGCGAGAGCTGCGTGCGGCCCAGTTGGCTCGAGAGATTGAATCAAGCCCCCAGTACCGCCTACGGATCGCCATGGAGAACGACGATGGGCGCACTGAAGAGGAGAAGCACAGTGCAGTCCAGCGGCAGGGCTCAGGGCGGGAGAGCCCCAGCTTGGCATCCAG GGAGGGGAAGTATATCCCTCTGCCTCAACGAGTCCGGGAAGGTCCCCGGGGAGGAGTTCGATGCAGCAGCTCTCGGGGCGGTCGGCCTGGCCTTAGCTCTTTGCCACCTCGTGGCCCTCACCATCTGGACAACAGCAGCCCTGGCCCAGGTTCTGAGGCCCGTGGTATCAATGGAG gcCCTTCCCGCATGTCCCCAAAGGCACAGCGGCCTCTGAGAGGTGCCAAGACTCTGTCTTCGCCCAGTAATAGGCCTTCTGGAGAAActtctgttcctcctcctcctgcag CTCCCCCTTTTCTTCCAGTGGGCCGGATGTATCCCCCGCGTTCTCCCAAGTCTGCTGCCCCTGCCCCAATCTCAGCTTCCTGTCCAGAGCCTCCCATCGGCTCGGCAGTGCCAACCTCTTCAGCCTCCATCCCTGTGACCTCATCAGTCTCAGATCCTGGAGTGGGCTCCATTTCTCCAGCTTCTCCAAAGATCTCCCTGGCCCCCACAGATG TAAAAGAACTCTCTACCAAGGAACCTGGGAGAACTCTGGAGCCCCAGGAGCTGGCTCGGATAGCTGGGAAAG TCCCTGGTCTTCAGAATGAACAGAAACGATTCCAACTGGAAGAACTGAGAAAGTTTGGGGCCCAGTTTAAG CTTCAGCCCAGTAGCTCCCCTGAGAACAGCCTGGATCCTTTTCCTCCCCGGATCTTAAAGGAGGAGcccaaaggaaaggagaaggaggttgATGGTCTGTTGACTTCAGAGCCCATGGGGTCTCCCGTCTCCTCCAAGACAGAGTCCGTATCGGATAAGGAGGACAAACCACCTCTGGCACCATCAGGAGGCACTGAGGGGCCAGAGCAGCCCCCACCACCTTGTCCAAGCCAAACTGGCAGCCCCCCGGTGGGCCTCATCAAGGGAGAAGACAAAGATGAGGGCCCTGTTGCTGA ACAAGTAAAGAAATCAACGTTGAACCCTAATGCTAAGGAGTTCAATCCTACAAAGCCTCTGCTgtctgtg AATAAATCCACCAGTACCCCAACTTCTCCGGGACCCCGGACTCATTCAACTCCctccatcccggtgctgacagcaGGCCAGAGTGGGCTATACAGCCCCCAGTACATCTCCTACATACCTCAGATCCACATGGGACCAGCTGTGCAG GCACCTCAGATGTATCCATATCCTGTATCCAATTCAGTGCCTGGGCAGCAGGGCAAGTACCGGGGAGCAAAAG gCTCCCTTCCTCCGCAGCGCTCGGACCAACACCAGCCAGCCTCAGCCCCGCCGATGATGCAGGCCGCCGCGGCTGCTGGCCCGCCTCTGGTGGCTGCCACGCCCTATTCTTCCTACATCCCCTACAACCCTCAGCAGTTCCCAGGCCAGCCGGCCATGATGCAGCCCATGGCCCACTACCCCTCACAG CCGGTGTTTGCCCCCATGCTTCAGAGCAACCCACGCATGCTGACGTCGGGCAGCCATCCCCAGGCCATCGTGTCATCCTCTACCCCTCAGTACCCTTCTGCAGAGCAGCCTACCCCCCAAGCCCTTTATG CCACTGTTCACCAGTCCTACCCACACCATGCCACACAGCTCCATGCCCACCAGCCGCAGCCAGCTACCACGCCTACTGGAAGCCAGCCGCAGTCCCAGCATGCGGCCCCCAGTCCTGTCCAG CATCAGGCGGGGCAGGCCCCACACTTGGGCAGTGGACAGCCACAGCAGAATCTGTACCACCCAGGGGCCCTGACAGGCACGCCGCCCTCTCTGCCACCGGGACCTTCTGCCCAGTCCCCTCAGAGCAGCTTCCCCCAGCCAGCCGCTGTGTATGCCATCCACCACCAGCAGCTGCCCCACGGCTtcaccaacatggcccatgttACCCAG GCCCATGTCCAAACTGGAATCACAGCAGCCCCGCCCCCTCACCCTGGGGCTCCCCACCCgccccaggtgatgctgctgcaCCCACCCCAGAGTCATGGGGGGCCCCCCCAAGGCGCGGTGCCCCAGAGTGGGGTGCCTGCACTCTCAGCTTCCACACCCTCACCCTACCCCTACATCGGACACCCCCAAG CTCCCCTTCCACCCCCCGGGGAACTGAAGATTGTCCTGGCCGCGACCTGA
- the ATXN2L gene encoding ataxin-2-like protein isoform X6 translates to MLKPQPPQQPSQPQQPPPTQQAVARRPPGGTSPPNGGLPGPLATSAAPPGPPAAASPCLGPVAAAGSGLRRGAEGILAPQPPPPQQHQERPGAAAIGSARGQSTGKGPPQSPVFEGVYNNSRMLHFLTAVVGSTCDVKVKNGTTYEGIFKTLSSKFELAVDAVHRKASEPAGGPRREDIVDTMVFKPSDVMLVHFRNVDFNYATKDKFTDSAIAMSSKVNGEHKEKVLQRWEGGDSNSDDYDLESDMSNGWDPNEMFKFNEENYGVKTTYDSSLSSYTVPLEKDNSEEFRQRELRAAQLAREIESSPQYRLRIAMENDDGRTEEEKHSAVQRQGSGRESPSLASREGKYIPLPQRVREGPRGGVRCSSSRGGRPGLSSLPPRGPHHLDNSSPGPGSEARGINGGPSRMSPKAQRPLRGAKTLSSPSNRPSGETSVPPPPAAPPFLPVGRMYPPRSPKSAAPAPISASCPEPPIGSAVPTSSASIPVTSSVSDPGVGSISPASPKISLAPTDVKELSTKEPGRTLEPQELARIAGKVPGLQNEQKRFQLEELRKFGAQFKLQPSSSPENSLDPFPPRILKEEPKGKEKEVDGLLTSEPMGSPVSSKTESVSDKEDKPPLAPSGGTEGPEQPPPPCPSQTGSPPVGLIKGEDKDEGPVAEQVKKSTLNPNAKEFNPTKPLLSVNKSTSTPTSPGPRTHSTPSIPVLTAGQSGLYSPQYISYIPQIHMGPAVQAPQMYPYPVSNSVPGQQGKYRGAKGSLPPQRSDQHQPASAPPMMQAAAAAGPPLVAATPYSSYIPYNPQQFPGQPAMMQPMAHYPSQPVFAPMLQSNPRMLTSGSHPQAIVSSSTPQYPSAEQPTPQALYATVHQSYPHHATQLHAHQPQPATTPTGSQPQSQHAAPSPVQHQAGQAPHLGSGQPQQNLYHPGALTGTPPSLPPGPSAQSPQSSFPQPAAVYAIHHQQLPHGFTNMAHVTQAHVQTGITAAPPPHPGAPHPPQVMLLHPPQSHGGPPQGAVPQSGVPALSASTPSPYPYIGHPQGEQPGQAPGFPGGADDRIPPLPPPGELKIVLAAT, encoded by the exons ATGTTGAAGCCTCAGCCGCCACAACAGccctcccagccccagcagcCGCCCCCCACGCAACAGGCCGTGGCCCGTCGGCCCCCCGGGGGCACCAGCCCTCCCAACGGCGGCCTCCCGGGGCCGCTGGCCACCTCTGCGGCTCCTCCCGGGCCTCCAGCGGCCGCCTCCCCCTGCCTGGGGCCTGTGGCCGCTGCCGGGAGCGGGCTCCGCCGGGGAGCCGAAGGCATCTtggcgccgcagccgccgccgccgcagcagCACCAGGAGAGGCCGGGGGCAGCCGCCATCGGCAGCGCCAG ggGACAGAGCACAGGAAAGGGACCCCCACAGTCACCT GTGTTTGAAGGCGTCTACAACAATTCCAGAATGCTGCATTTCCTTACAGCTGTTGTG GGCTCCACTTGTGATGTAAAGGTGAAAAATGGTACCACTTATGAGGGTATCTTCAAGACGCTAAGCTCAAAG TTTGAACTAGCCGTGGATGCTGTGCACCGGAAAGCATCTGAGCCAGCAGGTGGCCCTCGTCGGGAGGACATTGTGGACACCATGGTGTTTAAGCCAAGTGATGTCATGCTTGTTCACTTCCGAAATGTTGACTTCAACTACGCTACTAAAG ACAAGTTCACCGATTCAGCCATTGCCATGAGCTCGAAAGTGAATGGGGAACACAAAGAGAAGGTGCTTCAGCGCTGGGAGGGGGGTGACAGCAACAGCGACGACTATGACCTCGAGTCTGACATG tccAATGGATGGGACCCCAATGAAATGTTCAAGTTCAATGAGGAGAACTACGGTGTGAAGACTACCTATGATAGCAGTCTTTCTTCTTATAC GGTGCCCTTAGAAAAGGACAACTCAGAAGAGTTTCGTCAGCGAGAGCTGCGTGCGGCCCAGTTGGCTCGAGAGATTGAATCAAGCCCCCAGTACCGCCTACGGATCGCCATGGAGAACGACGATGGGCGCACTGAAGAGGAGAAGCACAGTGCAGTCCAGCGGCAGGGCTCAGGGCGGGAGAGCCCCAGCTTGGCATCCAG GGAGGGGAAGTATATCCCTCTGCCTCAACGAGTCCGGGAAGGTCCCCGGGGAGGAGTTCGATGCAGCAGCTCTCGGGGCGGTCGGCCTGGCCTTAGCTCTTTGCCACCTCGTGGCCCTCACCATCTGGACAACAGCAGCCCTGGCCCAGGTTCTGAGGCCCGTGGTATCAATGGAG gcCCTTCCCGCATGTCCCCAAAGGCACAGCGGCCTCTGAGAGGTGCCAAGACTCTGTCTTCGCCCAGTAATAGGCCTTCTGGAGAAActtctgttcctcctcctcctgcag CTCCCCCTTTTCTTCCAGTGGGCCGGATGTATCCCCCGCGTTCTCCCAAGTCTGCTGCCCCTGCCCCAATCTCAGCTTCCTGTCCAGAGCCTCCCATCGGCTCGGCAGTGCCAACCTCTTCAGCCTCCATCCCTGTGACCTCATCAGTCTCAGATCCTGGAGTGGGCTCCATTTCTCCAGCTTCTCCAAAGATCTCCCTGGCCCCCACAGATG TAAAAGAACTCTCTACCAAGGAACCTGGGAGAACTCTGGAGCCCCAGGAGCTGGCTCGGATAGCTGGGAAAG TCCCTGGTCTTCAGAATGAACAGAAACGATTCCAACTGGAAGAACTGAGAAAGTTTGGGGCCCAGTTTAAG CTTCAGCCCAGTAGCTCCCCTGAGAACAGCCTGGATCCTTTTCCTCCCCGGATCTTAAAGGAGGAGcccaaaggaaaggagaaggaggttgATGGTCTGTTGACTTCAGAGCCCATGGGGTCTCCCGTCTCCTCCAAGACAGAGTCCGTATCGGATAAGGAGGACAAACCACCTCTGGCACCATCAGGAGGCACTGAGGGGCCAGAGCAGCCCCCACCACCTTGTCCAAGCCAAACTGGCAGCCCCCCGGTGGGCCTCATCAAGGGAGAAGACAAAGATGAGGGCCCTGTTGCTGA ACAAGTAAAGAAATCAACGTTGAACCCTAATGCTAAGGAGTTCAATCCTACAAAGCCTCTGCTgtctgtg AATAAATCCACCAGTACCCCAACTTCTCCGGGACCCCGGACTCATTCAACTCCctccatcccggtgctgacagcaGGCCAGAGTGGGCTATACAGCCCCCAGTACATCTCCTACATACCTCAGATCCACATGGGACCAGCTGTGCAG GCACCTCAGATGTATCCATATCCTGTATCCAATTCAGTGCCTGGGCAGCAGGGCAAGTACCGGGGAGCAAAAG gCTCCCTTCCTCCGCAGCGCTCGGACCAACACCAGCCAGCCTCAGCCCCGCCGATGATGCAGGCCGCCGCGGCTGCTGGCCCGCCTCTGGTGGCTGCCACGCCCTATTCTTCCTACATCCCCTACAACCCTCAGCAGTTCCCAGGCCAGCCGGCCATGATGCAGCCCATGGCCCACTACCCCTCACAG CCGGTGTTTGCCCCCATGCTTCAGAGCAACCCACGCATGCTGACGTCGGGCAGCCATCCCCAGGCCATCGTGTCATCCTCTACCCCTCAGTACCCTTCTGCAGAGCAGCCTACCCCCCAAGCCCTTTATG CCACTGTTCACCAGTCCTACCCACACCATGCCACACAGCTCCATGCCCACCAGCCGCAGCCAGCTACCACGCCTACTGGAAGCCAGCCGCAGTCCCAGCATGCGGCCCCCAGTCCTGTCCAG CATCAGGCGGGGCAGGCCCCACACTTGGGCAGTGGACAGCCACAGCAGAATCTGTACCACCCAGGGGCCCTGACAGGCACGCCGCCCTCTCTGCCACCGGGACCTTCTGCCCAGTCCCCTCAGAGCAGCTTCCCCCAGCCAGCCGCTGTGTATGCCATCCACCACCAGCAGCTGCCCCACGGCTtcaccaacatggcccatgttACCCAG GCCCATGTCCAAACTGGAATCACAGCAGCCCCGCCCCCTCACCCTGGGGCTCCCCACCCgccccaggtgatgctgctgcaCCCACCCCAGAGTCATGGGGGGCCCCCCCAAGGCGCGGTGCCCCAGAGTGGGGTGCCTGCACTCTCAGCTTCCACACCCTCACCCTACCCCTACATCGGACACCCCCAAGGTGAGCAGCCTGGCCAGGCGCCTGGATTTCCAGGAGGAGCCGATGACAGGATTC CTCCCCTTCCACCCCCCGGGGAACTGAAGATTGTCCTGGCCGCGACCTGA